In Heyndrickxia vini, the sequence GTCTTGCCAAAGGCATCGCTGGGTAGCTATGTGCGGAAGGGATAAGTGCTGAAAGCATCTAAGCATGAAGCCCCCCTCAAGATGAGATTTCCCTTAGTTTATCTAAATAAGACCCCTGAAAGATGATCAGGTTGATAGGTTCGAGGTGGAAGTGTGGCGACACATGGAGCTGACGAATACTAATCGGTCGAAGACTTATCCTAATTTGATTTGACGTTATTATAAAGTATTTCTCATCTATCTAGTTTTGAGGGAACAAACCCTAAAATTTTTATAGTCTGGTAATTATGGCGAGAAGGTCACACCCGTTCCCATCCCGAACACGGAAGTTAAGCTTCTCAGCGCCGATGGTAGTTGGGGGCTCTCCCCCTGCAAGAGTAGGACGTTGCCAGGCGAAAAAGAACACGGAGTGTAGTCTCTGTGTTCTTTTTTTTATCTTTAATTATTTAATTAAAGAATAGACACAGGACGAAGGTAAAAATCATACAATTGAGTATAATTTATTATCAACTGATTCGTGAATATTAGTAATATTGTATACAACTGTTTAATGAGGGATAAAATAAATGGTATGGAGGTGGAGGAATGGGAGAAACATTAGCAAAGAAAAATATTAGCGAAAATTGCATTATATGTGAGCAGCCGAAGATTTTAGGAATTCATCTTTATACTTCATTTATTTGTTCTGATTGTGAAAAGGATATCGTACAAACAGATACAAATGATCCAAAGTATGAATACTATATTAATCAACTTAAATTAGTGATAAAACCAGAAATCTACTCATAACCAAGCATATTAACCAATGCTTGGTTATTTTATTTCAGGATTTAAAGAAACATTTCTACATCAATATAGTACAATAAAAAGAGTTATATGAGCGAGGTTAGTTCAATGAATCAAAAACAAATTCCATTATATGAAGCAATAGTAAAATTTATAAAGAGTGATCCAATATCTTTTCATGTCCCGGGACATAAAAATAGCATATTACTTAAGCATGAATTTCCCGAACTATCGAGATTCTTAACTTATGATGTTACAGAGTTAACAGGTTTAGATGATTTACATTCGCCCGATGGACCAATATTAGAAGCCCAAAATCTATTATCCGATTATTATGGTACAAAAAGGAGTTATTTTTTAGTAAACGGAAGCACTGTTGGAAATCTAATTATGATTTTATCTGCATTTAAAGCGGGAGATAAAGTTTTAGTGCAGAGGAACTGCCATAAGTCCATTATGAATGCACTAGCTTTAGCGAAAGTATATCCAATTTTTATTGATCCAATGATTGATGAGTATACTTTTGTAGCAGAGGGTGTTGACCAATCATTAATAAAAAGTGCCTACGCTCAATATTCTGATGTGAAAGGCTTAGTTGTAACATATCCCAATTACTATGGTATGGCATCGCATTTGGAGGAAATAATTAATATCGTTCATCAACATAAAGGGGTTATTTTAGTTGATGAAGCGCATGGACCACATTTTCATCTGGGTGAGCCTTTTCCTAAGTCGGCAATCGATTTAGGGGCGGATATGGTTGTTCACTCTGCACATAAAATGCTTCCTGCTATGACTATGGGCTCCTATTTACATATTAATAGTAATTCCATTTCTTTAAGTAAGGTAGAATATTATTATTCAGTTTTACAATCCAGTAGTCCATCATATCCAATTATGATCTCGTTAGACATTGCGCGCCATTTTATTGCCAACTTCAATGAAGGAGATGTGAAGTATACTCTTAATCAAAGAGATTCATTTGTCACTTCTTTATGTAATATGGAAGGGGTAGAAGTGGTAAACGGGAATACAGAACAAGATCCACTAAAATTAATTGTTAGGTACAAAGGCTATTCGGGATATATGCTTCAACGAATATTGGAAGAGGAAAATATCTATACAGAGATGGCTGACCCTTATCAAGTAGTATTGATTCTTCCGTTGCTTAAAATGAATATGGTGTATTCGTATAATGAAGCACTTGTTAAAATTGAAAATGTATTTAAAAAATATAAACCAAAACCAAATGAGATAAAAGGATTAATAGTAGATTCGGATGATAAAATAAGTAGTTTGGTACTATCTTATGAAGAAATGGCAAATCAATCTACAGAGTGGGTTCCTTTTGGCAGTGCTGAGAAACGAGTAGCCTCTAAAATGATTATTCCTTATCCGCCAGGAATTCCAATCATTTTACCCGGGGAAGTCATAACTAGCAAAAAGATCAAATTGATTAAAGAATATATTGAGGCAAATGCAAAGTTCCAAGGGGAAACTAGTCGATTATTGAATGGGGAAATAGCGGTTTATCTATAATAGTTTATTAAATAAATTTCAGAGATGTTGTATACTATACGACAGTACATGAATGGAATTGTCGGAGGTTATTATGAGTGGATTATTTATTACTGTAGAAGGTCCAGAAGGGGCTGGAAAGACAACTGTTTTGAATAAATTAGGGAATGAATTAAAGCAACAGGGATTAAATATTGTTATGACGCGTGAACCTGGTGGAATACGTATCGCTGAACAAATACGTAAAGTAATTTTAGATAAAAGCAATACTGAGATGGATGCACGGACAGAGGCTTTATTATATGCTGCAGCACGAAGACAGCATTTAATTGAAAAAGTCATACCTGCATTGAATCAGGGAGCAATTGTGCTTTGTGACCGATTTATTGATAGTTCATTAGCATATCAAGGTGTTGCAAGAGAACTCGGAATCGAAGAAGTGTTTTCTATAAATAAGTTTGCTATTCAAGATGTTATGCCGGATTTAACCATATATTTTGATATAGATGTCGAGCTAGGACTTAAACGCATTGAAGTGAACAAGGGAAGAGAAGTGAACCGCTTAGATTTAGAAAAAATGGACTTTCATATGAATGTTCGCAATGGATTCAGAAAATTACTTGAATTATTCCCAAGCAGAATTTATGAGGTCGATGCGAGTAAGCCTTTAGAGAATGTTTATCAAGAGGTAAAAAACAAAGTAGAACAATTAATTTATAAGTAATAAACAATGGTTTAATTTGTTTACCTTGAGGGAAAATTTCTTTCAAGGTTTTCTTTTTAAAGGATTATTTAGGTTTGAACGCAAATACATATATATAAATAAATGATATAATAAAACTAACAATAATAAACTTACTATTTGGGAGGGGAGTTTTATGAAATTAATTCTTGCTGTTGTCCAGGATCAAGATAGTGCTCGTTTAATGAGTGCTATGGTAGACCATAATTTTAGAGTAACAAAGCTTGCGAGCACTGGTGGATTTTTGAAATCCGGAAATACGACTATAATGATTGGTACGGAGGATATCAGGGTTGAAAAGGCATTACAGGTTATTCGGGATAATTGCAAATCTCGCGAGCAATTGATGGCACCTGTTTCACCAATGGGAGGAAATGCAGATTCATATATCCCATATCCGGTGGAAGTTGAAGTTGGCGGTGCAACGGTGTTTGTACTTCCAGTTGAACGATTTGAACAATTTTAGTGGAGGACTTTTTAAGTTGAAAATAAACCAAGATTTTAGGATTGGCTTAGATAATAAACGAACCGATCAAAAAGCTCCTAATACTAGTAATATAAAATTTAATGAAATTATTCATAAACAAGATAAAAAACTTGTACTTGAACAAATAAATAAACTTGTTTCGGAAATAGATAATGCTGGAGAACGATTATCGCGTTCAAGGACGTTTAAAGATCTTACAAAATATAAAAACTTAATAAAGCGATTTATTCAAGAAACAGTTGATTTTGGAATGAATCTTAAGCAATCACATACTTGGAATCAATTTGGAGAAGGTAGGAAGCTTAGTATTGTTGAACAGATTGATGAACATTTAGTTGATTTAACGGAAAACTATGTGAAAAAAGAGAAATCTACTATCGATATTTTAGATAAAGTTGGGGAAATCAAAGGATTAATATTAAATATATACACGTAAGAGAGTGATGGAATTTGTTTTCGACTTGGGATGAGCTTGAGAAGGTTCAACCATTAGCGGCTAAAACGCTGAAAAACAGTTTACTAAAAAACCGAGTGGCACATGCATATTTATTTGAAGGTGAAGCTGGGTTAGGGAAAAAAGAAGTAAGTTTGTTATTTGCTAAAAGTTTATTTTGTCTTGATTTAATCGATAAGATAAATCCTTGTGAACAATGCAGCAACTGCAAACGTATTAACAGTCTCGCCCACCCGGACGTTCACATACTTGAGCCTGATGGACAATCAATAAAAAAGGAACAAATTAAAGAATTACAGCAGGAATTTAGTAAATCTGGGGTTGAGTCAAAGAAAAAACTGTATACAATCGTTCATGCGAATAAAATGACAGTCAATGCCGCTAACAGTTTATTGAAATTTTTAGAAGAACCAAATGCCCAAACCACAGCTATATTAATAACTGAACAAATACAACAAATCATTCCCACTATTCTTTCTAGATGCCAGGTTGTTTCATTTAAACCATATTCATTTAAAGAATTACAAGAAAAACTAATCTTAGATGGTATTCCCTCTACTGTGGCACCATTATTAGCCAATCTCACCAATGATCCTCAAGAAGCTAATAGGTTAAATAATGATGATTGGTTTGTACAAGCTAGAAAAATAGTGTTAAAATTATATGAGGTTCTAGGTAAAGGCTCATTATTTGCCATGGTTGAATTACAAGAGGACTGGTATAATCATTTTAAGGAAAAGAATCAGCTAGATCTTGGCTTAGATTTATTGTTGTTTATTTATAAAGATCTTCTTTCGATACAGATAGGAAAAAACAATCAATTAATATATCCGGAGCAGCATGCCCAG encodes:
- the holB gene encoding DNA polymerase III subunit delta' — its product is MFSTWDELEKVQPLAAKTLKNSLLKNRVAHAYLFEGEAGLGKKEVSLLFAKSLFCLDLIDKINPCEQCSNCKRINSLAHPDVHILEPDGQSIKKEQIKELQQEFSKSGVESKKKLYTIVHANKMTVNAANSLLKFLEEPNAQTTAILITEQIQQIIPTILSRCQVVSFKPYSFKELQEKLILDGIPSTVAPLLANLTNDPQEANRLNNDDWFVQARKIVLKLYEVLGKGSLFAMVELQEDWYNHFKEKNQLDLGLDLLLFIYKDLLSIQIGKNNQLIYPEQHAQFDRDVIHFSPGILADKMAAILEAKRKLQGNMNPQLLMEQLVLKLQGGSTFV
- a CDS encoding cyclic-di-AMP receptor; amino-acid sequence: MKLILAVVQDQDSARLMSAMVDHNFRVTKLASTGGFLKSGNTTIMIGTEDIRVEKALQVIRDNCKSREQLMAPVSPMGGNADSYIPYPVEVEVGGATVFVLPVERFEQF
- the tmk gene encoding dTMP kinase, with protein sequence MSGLFITVEGPEGAGKTTVLNKLGNELKQQGLNIVMTREPGGIRIAEQIRKVILDKSNTEMDARTEALLYAAARRQHLIEKVIPALNQGAIVLCDRFIDSSLAYQGVARELGIEEVFSINKFAIQDVMPDLTIYFDIDVELGLKRIEVNKGREVNRLDLEKMDFHMNVRNGFRKLLELFPSRIYEVDASKPLENVYQEVKNKVEQLIYK
- a CDS encoding YaaR family protein produces the protein MKINQDFRIGLDNKRTDQKAPNTSNIKFNEIIHKQDKKLVLEQINKLVSEIDNAGERLSRSRTFKDLTKYKNLIKRFIQETVDFGMNLKQSHTWNQFGEGRKLSIVEQIDEHLVDLTENYVKKEKSTIDILDKVGEIKGLILNIYT
- a CDS encoding sigma factor G inhibitor Gin, giving the protein MGETLAKKNISENCIICEQPKILGIHLYTSFICSDCEKDIVQTDTNDPKYEYYINQLKLVIKPEIYS
- a CDS encoding aminotransferase class I/II-fold pyridoxal phosphate-dependent enzyme, which codes for MNQKQIPLYEAIVKFIKSDPISFHVPGHKNSILLKHEFPELSRFLTYDVTELTGLDDLHSPDGPILEAQNLLSDYYGTKRSYFLVNGSTVGNLIMILSAFKAGDKVLVQRNCHKSIMNALALAKVYPIFIDPMIDEYTFVAEGVDQSLIKSAYAQYSDVKGLVVTYPNYYGMASHLEEIINIVHQHKGVILVDEAHGPHFHLGEPFPKSAIDLGADMVVHSAHKMLPAMTMGSYLHINSNSISLSKVEYYYSVLQSSSPSYPIMISLDIARHFIANFNEGDVKYTLNQRDSFVTSLCNMEGVEVVNGNTEQDPLKLIVRYKGYSGYMLQRILEEENIYTEMADPYQVVLILPLLKMNMVYSYNEALVKIENVFKKYKPKPNEIKGLIVDSDDKISSLVLSYEEMANQSTEWVPFGSAEKRVASKMIIPYPPGIPIILPGEVITSKKIKLIKEYIEANAKFQGETSRLLNGEIAVYL